Proteins encoded in a region of the Anopheles ziemanni chromosome 2, idAnoZiCoDA_A2_x.2, whole genome shotgun sequence genome:
- the LOC131293094 gene encoding uncharacterized protein LOC131293094 yields the protein MWSVSYAQLLTIVTILIEPLVCYKANYERVEQVFGQEYAEIDVRIRKYNRTTTVMNGTMYVRQPLDDNLVFSSDVFHSRLGNQQFQHYPMRLPTSGYCQFIENLHNEYKTAVEDMTNFPDPGECPVSERAIYIHDKIFPQDVLPDSLAPGLWKIVITGALMTKPDDIVFRMMVSVRLVEDLFT from the exons ATGTGGAGTGTGTCGTACGCTCAGCTGCTGACAATAGTGACCATTTtaattgagccattggtctgCTACAAGGCGAACTACGAGCGAGTGGAGCAAGTTTTCGGGCAAGAGTATGCGGAAATAGATGTGCGCATCCGTAAGTACAACCGAACGACGACGGTTATGAATGGCACGATGTACGTTAGGCAGCCCTTGGATGATAACCTCGTG TTTTCCAGCGACGTGTTCCACAGCCGGCTCGGTAACCAGCAGTTCCAGCACTACCCGATGCGACTTCCGACCAGCGGCTACTGTCAGTTCATCGAGAATCTACACAACGAGTACAAAACGGCTGTTGAAGATATGACGAATTTTCCCGACCCCGGCGAGTGTCCCGTTTCGGAGCGGGCCATTTATATACACGACAAAATTTTCCCACAGGACGTGCTGCCCGACTCGTTGGCTCCGGGCCTGTGGAAAATAGTGATCACCGGAGCGCTAATGACCAAACCGGACGATATCGTTTTCCGAATGATGGTTAGTGTCCGGTTGGTGGAAGATTTATTTACATAG